A single region of the Salvia miltiorrhiza cultivar Shanhuang (shh) chromosome 8, IMPLAD_Smil_shh, whole genome shotgun sequence genome encodes:
- the LOC131001356 gene encoding auxin-induced protein PCNT115-like — MHHSSIQSSRFITQIPNSAKMGVNVPTIKLGSQGLEVSKQGLGCMGMSAFYGLPKPDADMIKLIHHAINSGVTFLDTSDMYGPHTNEILIGKALKGGMREKVQLATKFGIINRDGKGEVHGDPAYVRSSCESSLKRLDVDCIDLYYVHRIDTSVPIEITMGELKKLVEEGKIKYIGLSEASASTIRRAHAVHPITAVQIEWSLWSRDVEEELIPTCRELGIGIVPYSPLGRGFLSVGPKMLENASEGDLRKIYFPRFHDENLESNKLIYEKICEMATSKGCSPSQLALAWVHHQGDDVCPIPGTTKIDNFNDNIGALSVKLTPEEMAQLSALAENVKGERYISMVSTWKDANTPPLESWKAEA, encoded by the exons ATGCACCATTCCTCAATCCAGTCCAGTCGATTCATCACTCAAATTCCCAATTCCGCCAAAATGGGAGTGAATGTGCCGACAATCAAGCTGGGGTCGCAGGGCCTTGAGGTGTCCAAACAAGGCCTCGGTTGCATGGGCATGTCGGCCTTCTACGGCCTGCCTAAGCCCGACGCCGATATGATCAAACTTATCCACCACGCCATCAACTCTGGCGTTACCTTTCTCGACACCTCCGACATGTACGGTCCCCACACCAACGAGATCCTAATCGGAAAA GCTTTGAAAGGGGGAATGAGGGAAAAAGTGCAACTTGCTACCAAGTTTGGAATAATAAACCGTGATGGGAAGGGTGAGGTACATGGTGACCCGGCATATGTGAGGTCATCATGTGAGTCGAGCTTGAAGCGTCTTGATGTTGACTGCATTGATCTCTATTATGTTCACCGCATTGACACTAGTGTGCCCATAGAAATCACT ATGGGGGAACTCAAAAAATTGGTTGaagaaggaaaaataaaatacattggCCTCTCAGAGGCCTCTGCTTCTACAATTAGAAGGGCTCATGCTGTTCATCCAATTACTGCTGTTCAAATCGAATGGTCATTGTGGTCCAGAGATGTGGAAGAAGAATTGATTCCTACATGCAG AGAACTCGGTATTGGAATTGTCCCATATAGTCCACTTGGACGTGGCTTCCTTTCAGTAGGACCCAAGATGTTAGAGAATGCATCAGAGGGTGACCTTCGCAAG ATCTATTTTCCGAGATTCCATGATGAAAATCTTGAAAGCAACAAGCTCATATACGAAAAGATATGTGAAATGGCTACAAGTAAAGGATGCAGCCCATCTCAGTTGGCGTTGGCTTGGGTTCATCACCAAGGAGATGATGTGTGTCCTATACCGGGCACCACCAAGATCGACAACTTCAACGACAATATCGGTGCCCTTTCTGTAAAACTTACTCCAGAAGAGATGGCTCAACTCTCTGCTTTGGCTGAGAATGTGAAGGGAGAAAGGTACATTTCCATGGTGAGCACATGGAAAGACGCAAACACGCCCCCATTGGAATCCTGGAAAGCCGAGGCCTGA